A stretch of the Lolium perenne isolate Kyuss_39 chromosome 3, Kyuss_2.0, whole genome shotgun sequence genome encodes the following:
- the LOC127343575 gene encoding protein REVERSION-TO-ETHYLENE SENSITIVITY1, giving the protein MLTELFTTMEIKADFDVEDIRSKNELQELWPVGEIDPKRGRFPCCIVWTPLPVVSWLAPYIGHVGICQEDGSVLDFAGSNLVSMDNFAYGSVARYLQLDRKKSCFPANLAAHVCECSYKHAEVGTATSWDGALQLGTRHFQHKYYNLFTCNCYSFVANCLNRLAHGGSVEWNVLNVAALVWLHGEWVDKMSIVRSFAPFVIVSCIGILMAGWSFLIGISAFCSLLIGWFVFAVYCSKGLVC; this is encoded by the exons ATGTTAACTGAACTATTTACCACCATGGAGATTAAAGCTGATTTTGATGTTGAAGATATCAGATCAAAGAATGAACTGCAGGAGTTGTGGCCAGTTGGTGAGATAGATCCAAAGAGAGGGAGATTCCCTTGTTGCATTGTCTGGACTCCTCTTCCTGTAGTTTCATGGCTTGCTCCCTACATAGGGCATGTTGGAATCTGTCAGGAGGATGGGTCTGTCCTGGATTTTGCTGGATCAAATTTAGTGAGCATGGATAATTTCGCATATGGTTCTGTTGCCAGATACCTCCAGCTTGACAGAAAAAAG TCCTGCTTTCCTGCTAATCTTGCGGCGCATGTATGCGAGTGTTCCTACAAGCACGCGGAAGTGGGAACAGCAACATCATGGGACGGCGCCCTACAACTTGGCACGAGACATTTCCAGCACAAGTACTACAATCTGTTCACTTGCAACTGCTACTCATTTGTGGCAAACTGCCTGAACCGGCTTGCCCACGGTGGCTCGGTGGAGTGGAATGTCTTGAACGTGGCCGCTCTTGTTTGGCTCCATGGCGAATGGGTGGACAAGATGTCTATTGTTCGGTCATTTGCCCCTTTCGTAATTGTGTCGTGCATTGGCATTTTAATGGCTGGCTGGTCGTTCCTAATAGGGATATCGGCATTCTGTTCTCTTCTGATAGGGTGGTTTGTCTTTGCTGTATACTGCTCGAAAGGTTTGGTGTGCTGA
- the LOC127343576 gene encoding uncharacterized protein has product MASKDDDGGGASRAAGSDDCGYGCCMIGVLIYWSLWLVFVALPPIDIDALLPGLRELDGSPCAHDKPTTCSVEFLGARGLELALAPGAASPAFDLVVHVANGHFYELRHGGGDVVVSYAGVPLARGRTPGFRLPAREAGRWAVNATSAGLGMPADLGRLMAAERRWGVAQLEIDVGVAWQSFTCDALVDGQPSSSACRLA; this is encoded by the coding sequence ATGGCATCCAAGGATGATGACGGCGGTGGTGCTTCCCGGGCCGCCGGATCCGACGACTGCGGCTATGGGTGCTGCATGATAGGGGTGCTCATCTACTGGTCCTTATGGCTCGTCTTCGTGGCCCTGCCGCCGATCGACATCGACGCCCTGCTGCCTGGGCTCCGAGAGCTCGACGGCTCTCCATGCGCCCACGACAAGCCGACGACGTGCTCCGTGGAGTTTCTCGGCGCCAGGGGGCTCGAGCTGGCGCTGGCTCCGGGCGCAGCATCCCCGGCCTTCGACCTCGTCGTGCACGTCGCCAACGGCCACTTCTACGAGCTGCgccacggcggcggcgacgtcgtCGTCTCGTACGCCGGCGTCCCGCTCGCGCGCGGGCGCACGCCCGGCTTCCGGCTGCCGGCGAGAGAGGCGGGGCGGTGGGCGGTTAACGCGACGAGCGCAGGGCTGGGGATGCCCGCGGATCTGGGTCGGCTGATGGCGGCGGAGCGGAGGTGGGGCGTGGCGCAGCTGGAGATCGACGTGGGCGTCGCATGGCAGTCCTTCACCTGCGACGCTTTGGTCGATGGGCAGCCCAGCTCGTCAGCATGCAGGCTAGCTTAG